In the Agrococcus beijingensis genome, GGCGATCGGCGTGCTCGGCCAGGATCGCGCGCGGCAGACGATCACGCTCTCGGGCGACGGCGGCCTGACCATGCTGTTGGGCGATCTGCTGACGCTCACGCAGAACCAGCTGCCCGCCAAGGTCGTGGTGTTCAACAACTCGTCGCTCAACTTCGTCGACCTCGAGATGAAGGCGGCCGGCCTGATGCCGTTCGCCACCGAGCTGGAGAACCCCGACTTCGCGGCCGTGGCCGAGGCGATGGGCATCAAGGGCATCCGCGTCGAGGACTCCGACGGCGTCGACGCCGCCCTCACCGAGGCGTTCGCGCACGACGGGCCGGCGTTGGTCGACGTCGTCTGCGACTCGCTGGAGCTGACGATCCCGCCGACGATCGCGTTCGAGCAGGCGAAGGGCTTCGCGCTCTACGCGATCCGCACCGTGCTGTCGGGGCGCGGCGACGAGCTGCTCGACCTGGCTCGCACCAACTGGCGCCAGCTGTTCTGACGCCGTGAACCCAGCGATGCGCGCCCTGCCCAGCCCCCGCCGCGTGCAGGGCACCTACTACGTGCTGGTGCTCGGCAACACGCTCGCGGCGTCGTTCATCTGGGGCATCAACACGCTCTTCCTGCTCGATGCGGGGCTGACGAACTTCGAGGCGTTCGCCGCCAACGCGTTCTACACGGTGGGCGTGCTCGTCTTCGAGATCCCGACGGGGGTCGTCGCCGACACGCTCGGGCGCCGCGCCTCGTACCTGCTCGGCAGCCTGACGCTCGCCGTCACCACCACCCTCTACTGGCTGATGTGGCTGTGGGAAGCGCCGTTCTGGGGCTGGGCGCTGGTGTCGGTGCTGCTCGGGCTCGGCTTCACGTTCTTCACGGGAGCCGTGGATGCGTGGCTCGTCGACGCGCTCAAGGCCAGCGGGTACACCGGCAGCCTCGAGACCGTGTTCGGCCGCTCGATGATCGTCAGCGGCGGCGCCATGCTGGTCGGCTCGGTGCTCGGCGGCGTGATCGCGCAGCTGACCGACCTGGGCGTGCCGTTCCTGATCCGGGCGGGCGTGCTGGTCGCGATGGTGGTCGTCGCGGGGCTGCTGATGCGCGACGTCGGCTTCACGCCGGATCGCTCGCAGGGCCCGATCGCCGCGACCCGCACGGTGCTGCGCTCGTCGATCACGCACGGGCTGGGCAATCCGCCGGTGCGGTGGCTGATGCTCGCGAGCCCCTTCACCGCGGGTGTCGGCTTCTACGCGTTCTACGCGCTGCAGCCCTACCTGCTCGAGCTCTGGGGCGACCCCGAGGCGTACTCGATCGCGGGGCTCGCGGCCGCGGTGCTCTCGGGCTCGGCGATGCTGGGCGGGCTGCTGGCGCCACGGGTGCGGCGGCTGTTCCGCAAGCGCACGTCGACGATCCTGCTCGCCACCGTCGCGGGCGTGGTGGTGCTGATCGGGCTGGGGCTGCAGCCCAGCTTCTGGGTGGCGATCGTGCTGGTCGCCGTCTGGGGCGTGATGTCGTCGATCGACGACCCCGTCCACCGCGCCTATCTCAACGACATGATCCCCTCGAAGCAGCGCGCGACGGTGCTGTCGTTCGACTCGCTGCTGGGATCGGGCGGCAGCGTCATCGCGCAGCCGATCCTCGGCCGCTCGGCCGACCTGGGCGGCTACGGCTTCTCGCTGCTGCTGAGCGGCGCCATCTCGGCGGCCGCGATCCCCTTCGTGCTGCTCAGCCGCGCCCAGCGCCACCCCGCCGACGCGGCATCCGCCACCGACGAGGGGCTCGCGGGCGACCCGACGACCAGCGTCTGACGGGATCTCAACGTGTCAGGTGCGCCTATGCCGCACTCCCTGCGTCATGCACGCACCTGGCACGTTGAGATCGCTGGCGGCTCGCTGTGCCACCATGCTTGCGAACCCACCGAGGCGGGAATACCTCGCGGGAACTGCCCGTTGCATCTATCGTTCAAGTTTGAAAGACTTGCCCGTGACGGAAGGACACCCCATGAGCAGCATGCAGTTCGGCATCTTCTCGGTGAGCGACATCACCCAGGACCCCACGACCGGCCGCACCCCCAGCGAGCACGAGCGCATCAAGGGCTGGGTCGCGATGGCGAAGAAGGCCGAGGAGGTCGGCCTCGACGTCTTCGCCGCCGGCGAGCACCACAATCCGCCGTTCTTCTCCTCCTCGCCCACGACCGCGCTCGGCTACATCGCCGCGCAGACCGAGCGGCTCATCCTCTCGACCGCGACGACGCTCATCACGACGAACGACCCGGTGAAGATCGCCGAGGACTTCGCGATGCTGCAGCACCTCAGCGACGGCCGCGTCGATCTGACGCTCGGCCGCGGCAACACCGGCCCCGTCTACCCGTGGTTCGGCAAGGACATCCGCGACGGCATCGAGCTCGCGATCGAGAACTACGCGCTGCTGCGCAAGCTGTGGAGCGAGCCGGTCGTCAACTGGCAGGGCAAGCACCGCACGCCGCTCACCGGCTACACCTCGACGCCCGCGCCGCTCGACGGCGTCGCGCCCTTCGTCTGGCACGGCTCGATCCGCTCGCCGCAGATCGCCGAGCAGGCCGCGTACTACGGCGACGGCTTCTTCCACAACAAC is a window encoding:
- a CDS encoding MFS transporter, which gives rise to MRALPSPRRVQGTYYVLVLGNTLAASFIWGINTLFLLDAGLTNFEAFAANAFYTVGVLVFEIPTGVVADTLGRRASYLLGSLTLAVTTTLYWLMWLWEAPFWGWALVSVLLGLGFTFFTGAVDAWLVDALKASGYTGSLETVFGRSMIVSGGAMLVGSVLGGVIAQLTDLGVPFLIRAGVLVAMVVVAGLLMRDVGFTPDRSQGPIAATRTVLRSSITHGLGNPPVRWLMLASPFTAGVGFYAFYALQPYLLELWGDPEAYSIAGLAAAVLSGSAMLGGLLAPRVRRLFRKRTSTILLATVAGVVVLIGLGLQPSFWVAIVLVAVWGVMSSIDDPVHRAYLNDMIPSKQRATVLSFDSLLGSGGSVIAQPILGRSADLGGYGFSLLLSGAISAAAIPFVLLSRAQRHPADAASATDEGLAGDPTTSV
- a CDS encoding LLM class flavin-dependent oxidoreductase; protein product: MQFGIFSVSDITQDPTTGRTPSEHERIKGWVAMAKKAEEVGLDVFAAGEHHNPPFFSSSPTTALGYIAAQTERLILSTATTLITTNDPVKIAEDFAMLQHLSDGRVDLTLGRGNTGPVYPWFGKDIRDGIELAIENYALLRKLWSEPVVNWQGKHRTPLTGYTSTPAPLDGVAPFVWHGSIRSPQIAEQAAYYGDGFFHNNIFWNKEHTERMVQLYRARFAHYGHGAPEEAIVGLGGQIFMKPTEREAKERFRPFFDVAPVYGHGPTLEEFTEMTPLTVGTPEQVIERTLSFRDYAGDYQRQLFLVDHAGLPLEEVLEQIEILGTEVVPVLRREFDSVRQAGVPDAPTHAARVAKAVEAGTQLGEQGNAWKQQGARDDLDTGAAIAQQAGERA